The Meriones unguiculatus strain TT.TT164.6M chromosome 6, Bangor_MerUng_6.1, whole genome shotgun sequence genomic interval ATTCTCGGATGGCAGGCCCGGCTATCGGAGCAGATGTCTCGGAGGGTCCGGGCCCTCTTCGGGGCTGTAAACTTCTGGGCCATCGTCATGTACAATCTCGTGAGCCTGAACAGCCTTGAGTTCACAGAGCTGGTGGCCCGACGCCTGATACTCACAGGTAAGGGATGGGCGAGAGGCTGCAGCATGCACCCAACCACACAGGGGCAGGGACCTCCCATGtacacaacacacaacacacaagcaCCTGGGGATTCAGCAGGGGCAGGATGCTTCGGGCATCATGGCTTCTCCAACAGGCTTCCCCCAGACCACGCTGGCCATCTGGTTTGTCACCTACTGTGGTGTCCAGCTGGTGAAGGAGCGGGAGAGAACCCTGGCGCTGGaggaagagcagaggaaggaCAAAGAGAAGCTGGAGTAGGGCTGGGGATGGGGGCTGGGCTCTGCTCAGCTGCTTCTGGGCCCCAGGCCCAGGCCATGGAGCCTGACCAATACAATAAAAGAGTTTTCTACCACAGCGGTCTCCTGGCTTCTTGTCTGCTGCGGGCAGGGAGCTGGCAGTTCCAGGCTTTGGGGGAAGGGTCACATACAGGGCATTGTGGGGTGCCCTGTGAGCGCAGGAACACCCACCATGAGAGCCCGGCCCTGCTATGCTCTCCAGCCCTCTGGACACTGGCTCTTCATGGTGGCTGAGTCCAGAGTCTGGGCTAGACATTCGCACAGCAGTTTACTGTTCCCCAGCTTTCCGAGGGGACTCTGGGTTAGCGCTAGAAGGTGCCATCAGCGGACACTCCCCTCCGACTGGCATGGACACTGAGTCCCTAGGGGACTTTACACAGACTGCCCGGACAGGGCCAGGACACAACCTGGGATGCCGGCCGACAGCGTCACAGTCCTTGAGACATGGCAACCAACAGGGACAACAGCCAGGTAGCAATGTCACACCCCTGGCTGAGCCCTCTCTGGCTCACTCTGGGAATGAGAAGGGCACCGGTCTCTGCCCAGCTCCTCTCTCAGTACCGGGAGGCTTTTCCGTGAGGCCGCAGGATGGGAAGGCGCCTCAGGGCCCGTTGCAGGTCACATCTTGGTCAGGCGAAGCACATTGAGGCGCACAGGCAGGAAGGTGGCACCAGCCGCATAGGCGATCTCCCGGAGGACGCCCTCCCACTTCTTCTCATCCTCGTTGaatctgaggagaagggaagaaggggatGAGGATGGGAACTTCATCACCCGAGGCTGGGCGCTGACCCCACAAGGGGGTGGCCAGTGTCCTCGGCCACCTCCAAGCACGTCTGTTTCTAAACAATTTTCATGTGCTGAGAAGTGGGATCCCCACAGCGGCTACCCTAAGGAAAGACACCCACAGTCTCCAGCAGCCCCCTCCCAGGTCCCAAAGGTCACACCCTCTGAAAAGAGTTCAGCCCCAGCtcagttctctcctcctgtgacttcGAGAGGGTCTGACACACCAGGAAAGAGTGTGTGGAAAAAAATCGCTCTTGGAGCCCAGGTCCAGCCACTTCCCACTCCCAGCCTCACTGTTCTAGACACAGTACCCCAGAAGATGGGAGGGCAGCCTGTGGGGGCTGTGCCCTCTGCTGAGAACTGCCTCCTGCCTGTGACCTGCCGGTGCCCCGCACTGGCAAGCCACCACACGTCAGAGTCGCCATGGGCCGCTGAGAGGCTGGGCAGACGGATTTGGTGGCTTTGCCTTAGAGCTCCCCTCAGAGCCTCAGGGCTGGGCTCACCTCCAGATGTCACTGAGCTCCGTGGGGACCAGTTCTCCAGACTCCGTCTCCAGAGTGGCAAAGCCACCCAGGGCATAGAGAGTGCCCGTCAGGCTGAGCAGGCTGAGGGAGCTGCGCTCCTGGGGGAAGGCCTCAAAGGAGGACCACCTGGGGACAGGGAGAGGTGAGTAACACAGTGAGCCTGGCCGCTGTCCCCACCGGCATCCGTCACCCTTGGGGATCTGGCTTCTAGGCTGCAGCCTTAGCTCCCGTTTGCTCGCCTTCAAGCACCACACTTCCTGTCCACTCGCCTTCAAGCACCACACTTCCTGTCCACTCACCTTCAAGCACCACACTTCCTGTCCACTCACCTTCAAGCACCCACATCACTTTGATCATCCCAGCCCTGCTCCTCACTTTCCCTTTGATTtgttccctccccatctcccgaCCCCTCCTCTGCCCTTCCGCATCACCTCGCCATCCGTCCACCTCACAGCGAATGGAGAGCCCTGGGAGGTGTGTATCAGTGTACCTGTGAGATGACCCAGTCCCCAGCATGCCGGACGCAAGCTCAGGCTGTGTTCCTTCGCCTACTCTCCATCCCTCCCTAGACATCCCGATGGTTCTCCTGCTGTCTTCACTCCCTGGCTTTCTGCTATGAGGAGCTCCTCCAGCACACCCCCGGCTACCTCGACTCCTCATTTCCTGACTGGACCTTCAATTCGCCACCTAACTCCAAAGGTTTTCTTAACACCTGGTCTCTTAAGATTATTCAAAAGCATCATTTCACTTTTCCCATGCAAGACCCAACCCACCACTAATGCCAGCACCCAACCCACCAAATGCCAGAGAATGTGGGCTGAACTGCAGCTCCCCTGCCCGCCCACTCCTGGGAAACCGAGTGCCAGTGCCCTCCACGGCCCTTCCCTAATACGCCCGCAGCTTCAGAGCTCTGTCACCCCTGTCACAGCTGCAACCAGACCCCTCTGCCTGAGAAAATTCTGAACCTTCTGTCCCGTGACAGCCAGCGAGCTGTGGAGCTTAAACCCAGAGGAGACATCTCGCTGGCCTTAACCCCTCGCCTCTCCCATCCCAGAACCTTCCCAGGCTCCTTCACCCGCTGGTCCCCCCTGGGAGCACCGTCTTTCCTCTGGGGAGCCCCGCCTTCCCCTGGCCGCCATGTTTGCTGGGTGTCCAGCTAGCTTCTCTGTCCTGACTGACTGCTTCGTGAGACCCAGTAACTGCCTGGCAGCCGTCCTGTCCCCCTGGTCCCACCGGGAGCCCTCTGCAGACTCTTCTGTGGGGACTGCTTCTATGCCAGTGTCCCGGATCAGCATGGGGGCCTCTGACCCTCAGCGGGGCGGGGGGCTGGCACGGGGTGCGCAGCCGGGGCGGGGGGGAGGCGGGCGAGAAGCCTACTTGTTGTCTGCGATGCTGTACACCTCTGCGGAGCTGGTGAGCCCTGTGTCTGTCACCCCCGCAGCCACGAAGATGCGGCCATCGTGGACGGTGGCCCCGAAGAGGGAGCGGGCTGTCTGCATGGGGGCCAGCTCCTTCCACTCAAACTTCTTGGGGTCGTAGACACACATCTTGCTTAGACATTTCCTGTGGGGTGGGCGAGTGGAGAGAGAGGCTGGGACAACTGCCGCCCacgcctcccctcccctgccccccagcAGAGGCTCCTCCCCCTCGCCCCCCCCGTGCAGAGGCTCCTCCCCTTCGCCCCCCCCGTGCAGAGGCTCCTCCCCTCGCCCCCCCCCGTGCAGAGGCTCCTCCCCTCGCCCCCCTGCATAGGCTCCTCCCCCTCGCCCCCCCGTGCAGAGGCTCCTCCCCCTCGCCCCCTGCATaagctcctccccctcccccccagcagaGGCTCCTCCCCAGCAGCCTCAGCCTCACCTGTCCTTGCCTTTGCCGCCTATGACGTACACCAGGTCCATGTAGGAAAGCACTGCGTGGCCATAGACTGCGTAGGGCAGGGGGTCTGACTCGCCCCATTTGAATGATCTGGAGGGACAGGAGGGCTGCAGCTGCGGCAGGCCGGGTTCCGCGCCTTCCTGGACCGCCTCCCCCAGCTCTTGGGCCTTTGCACCTGCCCCTCTGCTGGAGGATTTACTCACCCGGAGGGTGTGTGGCCCAGACGGCCTCCAGGCTGCCGCTCGGATCCTAGCCCCGCCCAGGGCCCCGCCCCAGACCAGCCTGTCCTCACGGGGGCCCCGCCCCCACTCACGGCCTGTCGTAGCACAGGACCGAGTCCAGGCTGTCCTCGCTGTCCTTGAGCTCGCGGCCGCCCACCACGTAGATGGCGTTGAGAGCCTCCCCCAGGCCGAAGAGGCAGCGAGGTGACGGCAGTGGTGGCATCCCAAGCCACTCGGAGTCCAGGTGGTCGAACTGTGGGCGGGCAGCGCGGGTCAGCCCCGCCCAGCAGAGAGGAGCGGACCCTCTGCCCAGGCTTCCCACCCCGCCCTCTGCGCCTGTGCGGCCCATGCTGCGGGCCTGGGAGCTGAACCGCGTGGGTGGATGGGCGCTTGCGACTAGTCAGCCTGTTTGCATCACACAGGAGAGCAATGAGTGTCCCACGCACAGGGCCCGGAGAGAAAAAACGTCCAAAGGTAGCCGGCCCGGGGGAGCTGCCCTCGCCAACTGTGAGGCCTGGGGACTCAAGCCTGGCGCTCAGCTGCCCCTCCAGACTTCACCCAGCTAACAAGGCTTCAAACCCCGGGCCGGGGCTGTGGCTCTCCCCGTGTCTGAGGTCCCGCAGTCCCACCCTTGGCTTTctcctctcccagcccctcctgAGCCTCAGATTCCTGCCCAGGACAGTGAAAGGAGAAGGCAGGGAGCTCTCTGGGTGAGAATCTGCCCTGGCACTTCTGCCAAGGCCCTGCTCTTGATTGCCCTGCTGTCCCTGACCCCCAACCCCTGCGCAGGGCCGGGGGCCCCAGCTGCCATGATGGCTGCACAGGGCCAAAGGACCCCCAAACACAGACACCTGCCTTACACGGCTCTTTGGAAATGTCCTGTCACTCCTCTCTTCAAGCAAGTGGCGCCCAAGCAATGGTCCTAGACCCAATGACAGTCCCCAAGTAGACACAGGCCCCGCCCAGGCCCCAAGGTTGCCTCCTGGCACCCCCAGCCAGCCTCGCTCCGCCCTCCCCGGCGGCCAGGCACCTGCAGGAAGTAAGCGCTcatggggtcctccttgttgtccTCGTTGTAGAACAGGCCACCGGCCACGAAGATCTGGTTCTCCTTGGTCACCAAGCTGACGTGGTTCTTGGGGATCTGGGTGGACAGGGAGGCACAGTAGCACTCGTTGGCGGCCGGGTCGTAGGCCACGGCCCCCTCGTCACTGATCATGAAGATGAGGTCCTGCAGGTACATGCCGAAGCGCAGGGTATCGTTGAGAATCCCGGGCAGCACCCGTTCCTCCTCGGCCTCGGCCTCAGCGTCCGCGGGGCCCTGCTTGGCCGCCTCCTcgcccttctccttcttcttcttgcgCAGCGTAGTGAGGCGGCCCTCGTGCGCGTCCTTCACCATCTGCACCTTGCGCAGCAGCTCGGGCTGGGCGCGCACGAGCGGGTGGCGCTCCACGCGGCTCTCCAGGAAGGCGCGGGGCAGCAGGCGGCAGCGCACGCTCTCGAAGACGGTGGGCAGCGCGCGCTGGCGCTCGGCCTGCGCCTCCGCGTCGCCGCTGGCGGCCCAGCGCATCACCGCCTCGAACACcgtctcctccttctccacgtcGAGGCCGTCGCTGGAGATGATGGCGATCAGCTCGTCCGCCGAGAGCCCCAGGAAGTCGTCGTCGCGCGCCACGAGCGGGAAGCGCGCGCAGATGAAGTCGCGCGCGGCCACGGCCAGGCGCGCGCAGTCCAGCAGGAGGCCCAGGCGGAAGACCGCCAGGCAGTTGGCCAGGCACAGGCGCTTCTGCAGGAACGACACGCAGATGGTGAAGATGGACGGGATCTGGAAGCGGTGCGCCGCGGCGAACAGGTCCTGCACGCTGGCCTCGTCCAGCGCGATCTCCGACGTGTACAGGTAGTGCAGCACCCGCGCCACCACGTCGGCCGACACCTCCTCCAGGCGCAGCTCCCCGGCGCCGCCCGGCTCGGCCAGGAAGCGCGCGCGGAAGTACGGGCTGCAGGCCGCCAGCACCAGGCGGTGGCACGGGAACTCGCGCTCGCCCACGCGCACCACGCAGTCCAGGAACTTGCCGTGGTCCAGCATGTCCTTGAGGCCGTCCTGCAGGAGCGTCTGCTGGTATAGGCGCTGCTCCTCCGCCTGCTCCAAGCCCAGCGTCATGGCGAGGCTCCGCGGGACTCCTGGGTGTCAGGGGCTGCTCTGCGCTCCGCTGCGCTCCGCGGGGCTGCGCGCTGACCGCGCCGACCGCTCCGGGCTATATATAGAGGGTGTCCAGACCCTGTAAGAGGAGCCGCCGGGCGCCGCATGACGCACGGGGACAGCTGGGCAGAGGCCTACTCCCTGAGCCGCCTTGACTCAGCGCGGGGGCCCTCACAGGCCTTCTCAGAACTAGAAAGTGCCCCTTTTTGCCACGGGAACCCAGGGAAGCCTCTGCATTCCTTGGCCCAAAAATGCCGCTGCCCCTGGAGGGGGCTCTGGCCCCAGGCTGAGGTTCACAGGGTGGGAAGTCCCTGTTCCAGGGCTCTTCCCTGCCTTCCAGGCCTGTGAGCGCACAGCCTTCCTCACGGCCCTTCCATCGTGTGACCGCTCCTGGTCACACTATGCTTAGGCTTCCTGCTTGGTGAACATGCCCTGTCTGTGCAGAGACACTCAAAATGGGAAGAggtttcctctgtggcctcgacCAGAGACCTTCCCTTTTCTTAAACAAACCCCTTACGTCAACAGTGCTAGGCGTTTCTctgctgagcctcagtttcccctcccatCCAACGAGTGGGAGGAGCTAGAATCCAAGCCCTCTGACAAGGGACCCCGGGCAGCCTGCTTCAGGCAGCACTCAGAGGCCTCAAGCCTGCCAGGAATTAGCTTTCTAGGATTCTGCTACTTTCGGGAGTTTAGACCTTCAAACCTCCAATATTCTAGCGACATTCTGAGCTGTTCAAATAGTGGCACTCCCCAGAGTCTGCTTCACTCGGGGACTTCGCCTGTGTGCCCCTTGTCCTCTTCAGGCTTACTATGTTCCTGCCTGGCTTTGGGGCCCCTGAAGCTGTCTGTGATTTGAGGCTGAGGCTAGCCAACCTCAGTGTTTCTGGACTTCTCTCtagcccccacccccaagccaCACATCAGTTTCAGCCTCAGAGCTTAACGCATTCTC includes:
- the Klhl40 gene encoding kelch-like protein 40, encoding MTLGLEQAEEQRLYQQTLLQDGLKDMLDHGKFLDCVVRVGEREFPCHRLVLAACSPYFRARFLAEPGGAGELRLEEVSADVVARVLHYLYTSEIALDEASVQDLFAAAHRFQIPSIFTICVSFLQKRLCLANCLAVFRLGLLLDCARLAVAARDFICARFPLVARDDDFLGLSADELIAIISSDGLDVEKEETVFEAVMRWAASGDAEAQAERQRALPTVFESVRCRLLPRAFLESRVERHPLVRAQPELLRKVQMVKDAHEGRLTTLRKKKKEKGEEAAKQGPADAEAEAEEERVLPGILNDTLRFGMYLQDLIFMISDEGAVAYDPAANECYCASLSTQIPKNHVSLVTKENQIFVAGGLFYNEDNKEDPMSAYFLQFDHLDSEWLGMPPLPSPRCLFGLGEALNAIYVVGGRELKDSEDSLDSVLCYDRPSFKWGESDPLPYAVYGHAVLSYMDLVYVIGGKGKDRKCLSKMCVYDPKKFEWKELAPMQTARSLFGATVHDGRIFVAAGVTDTGLTSSAEVYSIADNKWSSFEAFPQERSSLSLLSLTGTLYALGGFATLETESGELVPTELSDIWRFNEDEKKWEGVLREIAYAAGATFLPVRLNVLRLTKM